From Shewanella psychrophila, a single genomic window includes:
- the sstT gene encoding serine/threonine transporter SstT, producing MNETRSLLAKIVNGSLVLQILFGIIAGILVATFSESAAQSVAFLGGLFVGALKAIAPILVFILVAASIANQKKNAKTNMKPIVVLYLFGTFAAALTAVLMSFAFPINLVLATGAEGANPPEGIGEVIHTLLFKLVDNPVNALMTGNYIGILAWGVGLGLALHHASDSTKQVFSDVSHGISEMVRFIIRLAPIGIFGLVAATFAETGFSAIAGYAQLLAVLLGSMAIIALVVNPIIVFVKIRRNPYPLVFTCLRESGVTAFFTRSSAANIPVNMALCEKLKLHEDTYSVSIPLGATINMGGAAITITVLTLAAVHTMGIQVDMLTAILLSVVAAVSACGASGVTGGSLLLIPLACSLFGISNDVAMQVVAVGFIIGVIQDSAETGLNSSTDVLFTAAACEAAEMKQNQTS from the coding sequence ATGAATGAAACTCGATCTCTGTTAGCAAAAATTGTTAACGGCAGCCTAGTGCTGCAAATATTATTTGGAATTATCGCCGGTATCTTAGTGGCGACGTTTTCAGAAAGTGCCGCCCAAAGTGTTGCCTTTTTAGGTGGTCTCTTCGTTGGTGCTTTGAAAGCCATTGCACCAATTTTAGTATTTATCTTAGTTGCGGCTTCTATTGCCAATCAAAAGAAGAATGCGAAGACTAATATGAAACCCATAGTGGTCTTGTATCTCTTTGGTACTTTCGCTGCAGCACTAACCGCAGTATTGATGAGCTTCGCTTTCCCTATTAATTTAGTGTTGGCAACCGGTGCTGAAGGCGCTAATCCTCCAGAAGGGATCGGTGAGGTGATCCATACCTTGCTATTCAAACTGGTGGACAATCCTGTTAATGCCCTGATGACTGGTAACTATATTGGCATTTTGGCATGGGGCGTCGGTTTAGGCTTGGCTCTGCATCACGCCAGTGATTCAACCAAACAAGTATTTTCTGATGTGAGCCATGGTATCTCTGAGATGGTACGATTCATCATACGTTTGGCGCCTATCGGTATTTTCGGACTAGTAGCGGCGACATTTGCTGAAACAGGCTTCTCTGCTATCGCAGGTTATGCCCAGCTGTTAGCTGTATTACTTGGTTCTATGGCAATTATTGCGCTTGTGGTGAACCCTATCATAGTGTTTGTCAAGATCCGTCGTAATCCCTATCCGCTGGTCTTTACCTGTTTACGCGAGAGCGGAGTTACGGCCTTCTTTACACGCTCGAGTGCGGCAAATATTCCGGTCAACATGGCGCTATGTGAGAAGTTAAAGCTCCATGAAGATACCTACTCAGTATCAATCCCCTTAGGTGCCACTATTAATATGGGCGGCGCTGCTATTACTATCACTGTATTAACCTTAGCGGCGGTTCACACCATGGGTATTCAGGTTGATATGCTAACAGCGATTCTTTTGAGTGTGGTAGCGGCAGTTTCAGCCTGTGGTGCATCTGGTGTGACTGGGGGGTCTTTATTGCTTATTCCTTTGGCTTGTAGCTTATTTGGTATTTCAAATGATGTGGCCATGCAAGTGGTAGCTGTGGGCTTTATTATCGGTGTTATTCAGG
- a CDS encoding chemotaxis protein CheV, with protein MKSKASQSQGLLLFRLSQTQLFALGTLKIRELVPYTPLSAIPQSHPTIMGAATIRGNTIPIIDMASAVGYAPIAQEELSKSYIIITDCQRMVIGFLVRAIDKIIECNWRDIESPPNNLGKNAYLTGVTKFENKLVQLLDVELLLSKVFPPSPETTRAILTDVQREKLKPLNILLVDDSKVARKQLSDALDSINIPYQVTPDGREALAIMEQAAKDGMPIQLLVSDIEMPGLDGYELAFEVKNTPALAQAYIILHTSLSSEISVSQAHQVGANEALTKFDAHELISAMLRGAEQQNANV; from the coding sequence ATGAAGAGTAAGGCCAGTCAATCACAAGGCTTATTGCTTTTTCGTCTGTCACAGACACAACTTTTTGCGCTGGGTACACTTAAGATCCGTGAGCTTGTCCCTTATACGCCTCTCAGTGCTATTCCTCAGTCTCATCCAACCATCATGGGGGCTGCCACTATCAGAGGAAATACCATACCTATCATTGATATGGCATCCGCTGTTGGCTATGCGCCCATAGCCCAAGAAGAATTGTCGAAAAGCTATATTATTATCACTGACTGCCAACGTATGGTCATAGGTTTTCTTGTTCGCGCCATAGATAAGATCATTGAATGTAACTGGCGGGATATCGAGTCTCCTCCAAATAATTTAGGTAAAAATGCTTATTTGACCGGGGTTACCAAGTTTGAAAATAAGTTAGTTCAGCTACTCGATGTCGAGCTACTTCTCTCTAAAGTTTTCCCACCTAGCCCTGAAACAACTAGAGCTATTTTGACCGATGTTCAACGTGAAAAACTGAAGCCTCTTAATATATTGTTAGTTGATGACTCAAAAGTCGCGCGTAAACAGTTATCCGATGCTTTGGACAGTATCAATATTCCCTATCAAGTCACCCCGGATGGGCGAGAAGCCTTAGCCATCATGGAACAGGCTGCCAAAGATGGCATGCCGATACAACTGCTGGTGAGTGATATTGAAATGCCGGGTTTAGATGGATATGAGCTGGCGTTTGAAGTCAAAAACACACCAGCTTTAGCCCAAGCTTACATCATCTTGCATACTTCATTGTCCAGTGAAATTAGTGTGAGTCAGGCCCATCAAGTCGGCGCTAATGAAGCGTTAACTAAATTTGATGCCCATGAGTTGATTAGCGCCATGCTAAGAGGAGCAGAGCAACAGAATGCTAATGTTTAG
- a CDS encoding phospholipase D family protein, which produces MAKNKLYLRLVSVLFFLLSACSSVPELADKKTSYRLLPADDSPLAIHVGPQVSEHPEQTGAIPLINGLDAFIARLALIKSANTSIDLQYYIYRNDDAGKLLIWHVLDAAERGVRIRILLDDLTSKNLDQGLLNLASHRNIDVRLFNPSFFRRFRGLEFITGFSRMNRRMHNKSLTVDNSATIVGGRNIGNEYFSNNEDVDFGDFDLMVIGEAVEKVSTQFDRYWNADTSFPIASLTNNVTAADDELERLGSLLELEREAFESNQYVGRLKLSQLLQQIQENRLIWHWGKSEVVYDPPEKAKNQLQQEWLLSDLSRFLSGAQKEVLIVSPYFVPTKAGTRSLVQSANAGLDITIITNSLAATDVLAVHAGYQGYRQPLLKAGIKIYEVKVDPLNKPSSWSGSSRSSLHAKTFVLDRKSIFVGSFNFDPRSAHINTEMGIMFHNAIFANAVVVGVEEGLADSTYQLALEGGELIWIDEEKNRVIYAEPDAGFWRKFMADLIALFPLESQL; this is translated from the coding sequence ATGGCGAAAAATAAACTGTATTTGAGGCTAGTTTCAGTTTTATTTTTTCTGTTGTCTGCTTGTAGCAGTGTCCCCGAGTTAGCTGATAAAAAAACAAGTTACCGTCTGCTTCCCGCAGACGACTCCCCCTTGGCCATACACGTTGGGCCACAAGTCAGTGAACATCCTGAGCAAACTGGGGCCATTCCTTTAATTAATGGTCTAGATGCTTTTATTGCCAGATTAGCACTGATTAAATCAGCTAATACGAGTATCGATCTCCAATATTATATTTACCGCAATGATGATGCGGGTAAGCTACTGATTTGGCATGTGCTGGATGCGGCTGAGCGCGGTGTTAGGATTCGAATTCTACTCGACGACCTTACCAGTAAAAACCTAGATCAAGGGTTGTTGAATTTAGCGAGTCACCGCAACATTGATGTTCGTCTGTTTAATCCTTCATTTTTCCGCCGTTTTCGGGGGCTGGAGTTCATTACTGGTTTTTCCAGAATGAATCGCCGTATGCATAATAAATCTCTTACGGTTGATAATTCGGCGACGATTGTTGGGGGAAGAAACATTGGTAATGAGTACTTCTCAAATAATGAGGATGTAGACTTTGGTGATTTTGACTTAATGGTTATCGGAGAGGCCGTGGAGAAGGTATCCACCCAATTCGATAGATATTGGAATGCGGATACTAGCTTTCCAATTGCCAGCTTAACGAATAATGTTACTGCTGCTGATGATGAGCTTGAAAGGTTAGGCAGTTTATTAGAGCTCGAGCGTGAAGCTTTTGAATCAAATCAATATGTGGGACGTTTGAAACTGAGTCAGCTTTTACAACAAATTCAGGAGAACCGACTCATTTGGCATTGGGGGAAAAGTGAGGTTGTCTATGATCCTCCCGAGAAAGCGAAAAATCAGTTACAACAAGAATGGCTATTGTCGGATTTGTCTCGATTTCTGTCTGGCGCTCAAAAAGAAGTCTTGATTGTCTCCCCCTATTTTGTGCCAACAAAAGCAGGGACAAGAAGTTTAGTTCAGTCAGCTAATGCAGGTCTGGATATTACTATCATTACAAACAGCCTTGCAGCTACTGATGTGCTTGCTGTTCATGCCGGCTATCAAGGGTATCGGCAACCATTATTAAAGGCTGGTATTAAGATATATGAAGTAAAAGTTGATCCCCTTAATAAGCCTTCCTCTTGGTCTGGGAGTTCTCGCTCCAGTTTACATGCGAAAACGTTTGTCTTAGATAGGAAGTCAATTTTTGTAGGCTCTTTTAACTTCGATCCAAGATCTGCCCATATTAATACCGAAATGGGCATCATGTTTCATAACGCCATCTTTGCAAATGCTGTGGTTGTTGGTGTGGAAGAGGGTCTAGCCGATTCTACCTATCAGTTGGCATTAGAAGGTGGAGAGCTGATTTGGATAGACGAAGAGAAGAATCGTGTTATTTATGCCGAGCCTGATGCAGGGTTTTGGCGTAAGTTTATGGCTGATCTGATTGCCTTGTTTCCTTTGGAGTCACAGCTTTAG
- a CDS encoding dual specificity protein phosphatase family protein gives MQHLFWLVEDKIAGRSGPNKEAWDLNEIKSAGIGAVLSVNGGEKCDPQAFIDADLSYACIPFSSNIPPKEEDLDLCVEQLPKALAFIRECEENNVPVLIHCRSGKDRTALIMAYYLMENGAAPLHAVSQVRAVRDIAFSAEGWDQFAFDVLYALQD, from the coding sequence ATGCAGCATCTATTTTGGTTAGTTGAAGACAAAATTGCTGGACGCAGTGGACCTAACAAGGAAGCGTGGGATTTAAATGAAATAAAGAGTGCGGGTATAGGTGCTGTGCTGTCTGTTAATGGTGGTGAAAAATGTGATCCCCAAGCCTTTATTGATGCAGACTTATCTTATGCCTGTATTCCATTTTCAAGTAACATCCCCCCCAAAGAAGAAGATTTGGATCTGTGTGTGGAGCAGCTACCGAAGGCATTAGCTTTCATTCGTGAATGCGAAGAAAACAATGTCCCAGTCTTGATCCATTGTCGTTCTGGAAAAGATAGAACGGCATTAATTATGGCTTATTACTTGATGGAAAACGGTGCGGCTCCGCTACATGCTGTTAGTCAGGTTCGTGCAGTCAGGGACATCGCTTTTAGTGCCGAGGGATGGGATCAATTTGCATTCGATGTGCTCTATGCATTACAAGATTAA
- a CDS encoding DEAD/DEAH box helicase, translated as MTQVDPSQAKPEITFEQLGLIPELLKRLTLLEYLNPTLVQGKTIPAVLTGRDLLAGAITGSGKTAAFALPMLQKLAKSSAKASKGNQVSGLVLVPTRELAQQVAESFKSYGQLIKPRLKIEAVFGGVSANTQMLAMRGGADVLVATPGRLLDLISSNAIKLDDVKTLVLDEADRMLSLGFTEELNQVLALLPKHKQTLLFSATFPEEVKILTDRLLSTPVEVQIQTEETSTIKQQVYTVNRNRKTALLAHLIKENDWRQVLVFASAKNTCNRLEQKLAKAGVAAQIFHSDKSQGARTKVLEAFKSGETHVLIATDIAARGIDIDKLPVVINYELPRSPVDYMHRIGRSGRAGEAGLALSLISHDEYQHFKLIEKKNKLRLDREQVEGFEADEEAPLDCPSREIKPMAAPEGMGKKKRKKLPKANAELWTKK; from the coding sequence ATGACCCAAGTAGACCCCTCACAAGCAAAACCTGAAATTACATTCGAACAACTTGGGTTAATCCCTGAACTGCTAAAACGTTTAACCTTACTCGAGTATCTCAATCCCACGTTAGTTCAAGGGAAAACAATTCCGGCCGTTTTAACGGGCAGAGATTTACTGGCTGGTGCTATTACAGGCTCAGGTAAAACAGCCGCTTTTGCTTTACCTATGTTGCAGAAACTAGCGAAGAGTAGCGCCAAGGCTTCTAAAGGAAACCAGGTCAGTGGCCTTGTTTTAGTCCCAACCCGAGAACTTGCTCAACAGGTTGCTGAGAGCTTTAAGAGCTACGGACAATTAATTAAGCCTAGATTGAAAATAGAGGCTGTATTTGGTGGTGTGTCGGCTAATACCCAAATGTTAGCCATGAGAGGTGGCGCCGATGTTCTCGTTGCGACTCCTGGTCGGTTACTCGATCTGATTTCCAGTAACGCCATTAAGCTTGACGACGTAAAAACATTAGTGCTTGATGAAGCGGATCGTATGTTGAGTCTCGGATTCACTGAAGAATTGAATCAAGTACTTGCTTTACTGCCTAAACATAAACAAACCTTGTTGTTTTCAGCGACATTTCCTGAAGAAGTCAAAATCCTTACCGATAGACTATTATCGACTCCAGTCGAAGTTCAGATCCAGACTGAGGAAACATCGACCATTAAACAGCAGGTGTATACGGTTAACCGAAATCGTAAGACAGCCTTGCTAGCGCATCTCATTAAAGAGAATGATTGGCGACAAGTTTTAGTGTTTGCCAGTGCGAAAAATACCTGTAATCGACTCGAGCAAAAATTGGCCAAGGCTGGAGTTGCAGCACAGATATTTCACAGTGATAAATCACAAGGTGCGAGAACTAAGGTGCTCGAGGCGTTTAAAAGTGGTGAGACCCATGTGTTAATCGCCACCGATATCGCTGCTCGTGGTATCGATATCGACAAGCTACCTGTGGTGATTAATTACGAACTGCCGAGAAGCCCAGTTGATTATATGCACCGTATAGGTCGAAGTGGTCGTGCAGGTGAGGCTGGACTGGCACTATCACTTATCTCTCATGATGAATATCAGCATTTTAAACTCATCGAGAAAAAGAATAAGCTCAGGTTAGATCGCGAACAAGTTGAAGGCTTCGAAGCCGATGAGGAGGCGCCTTTAGATTGTCCCTCAAGAGAGATTAAACCTATGGCAGCCCCAGAAGGAATGGGTAAGAAAAAACGCAAGAAGTTACCTAAAGCGAATGCTGAACTCTGGACGAAAAAGTAG
- a CDS encoding methylated-DNA--[protein]-cysteine S-methyltransferase produces the protein MKQLTDAPVFAYVDKEWPISAETIMAKTVTTQVGEIYIRANQFGLSHLSLVNAKLETSELTELNQQAFIYLTQAECELKEYFAGQRQHFSVSLAPTGTEFQREVWQALLALDYGCTCSYADIANKINRPKAVRAVGAANGANSIAIIIPCHRVIGKNGSLTGYAYGLEMKKSLLKLESYQAFSSFND, from the coding sequence ATGAAGCAATTAACTGATGCCCCTGTATTTGCCTATGTCGATAAAGAATGGCCTATTTCCGCCGAAACCATCATGGCTAAAACGGTAACGACTCAGGTGGGTGAGATTTATATTAGGGCGAATCAATTTGGTTTATCACATCTGAGCTTAGTCAATGCCAAATTAGAGACAAGTGAACTAACAGAGTTAAATCAACAAGCCTTTATCTATTTAACTCAAGCTGAATGTGAGCTAAAAGAGTATTTTGCAGGTCAGCGACAACACTTTTCAGTGTCTTTAGCGCCCACGGGAACCGAGTTTCAAAGAGAGGTGTGGCAGGCCTTGTTAGCGCTAGATTATGGCTGTACCTGTAGTTATGCCGATATTGCCAACAAGATAAACAGACCTAAAGCCGTGAGAGCCGTTGGGGCTGCGAATGGGGCTAACTCCATTGCTATTATCATTCCATGCCATAGAGTGATAGGAAAAAATGGCAGCTTAACTGGCTATGCTTATGGCCTTGAGATGAAAAAGTCCCTACTCAAATTGGAAAGCTATCAGGCTTTTAGCTCATTTAATGATTAA
- a CDS encoding DNA-3-methyladenine glycosylase 2 family protein, with translation MSNVLPQLSNESCRKARLSRDPRFDGKFFIGVLTTGIFCRPICPAVAPKEENVRYFDSAVSASSAGLRPCLRCRPDSAPDSNAWKGTRTTLERALALIEGGVLSGSDGVGIEVLSDRLGISSRYLRQLFSDNFGTSPKKYAQFRDLMFAKQLLHQTNLSVTQIAFASGFNSVRRFNESFKHTLKLTPTALRKTNQKSAEVGKGNDKLELITDGVMLSLFFTYRPPLNWTRQMAFYRQRMVANMEWEVCGDGYGRSFQFGETKGYFEAIHRVEKNGFKINIYLASSDHLASLKDITMQIRRLLDLDADMDKIETVLGSTAIMTHNMIRGLRLPGTWSVFEAGCRAVLGQQVSIIQATKLLNTLVKAYGENVTISGKQVVLFPTPTAIAEASLDELKMPGARKMALKALGKFVSENPDGYVDTWLSIKGIGPWTLAYAKMRGLSDPDVLLCSDLVVKKKVLGLYQQGIENVTQDEQADDCSIRLDYSELTNTLTEQVSPWGSYLTFQLWNLA, from the coding sequence ATGTCGAATGTCTTGCCCCAGTTATCCAACGAATCTTGTAGAAAAGCCAGGTTGTCCCGTGATCCACGTTTCGACGGGAAATTTTTTATCGGGGTGCTTACAACCGGTATCTTCTGTCGGCCAATTTGTCCTGCTGTGGCGCCGAAGGAGGAGAATGTTCGCTATTTTGATTCAGCTGTCAGTGCGTCTAGTGCAGGGCTAAGACCTTGTCTGCGTTGCCGGCCCGACAGCGCACCTGATTCCAATGCTTGGAAAGGTACTCGCACGACGTTAGAGCGGGCACTTGCCCTGATAGAGGGGGGCGTGCTTTCTGGAAGTGATGGGGTAGGCATTGAAGTATTATCTGACAGGTTGGGCATTTCCAGCCGCTATCTCAGGCAGCTTTTTAGTGACAACTTTGGTACGTCTCCTAAAAAGTATGCCCAATTTCGTGATTTAATGTTCGCTAAGCAGCTTCTGCATCAGACGAATTTAAGTGTCACTCAGATTGCGTTTGCATCAGGGTTTAACAGTGTCAGGCGATTTAATGAGTCATTTAAACATACGTTAAAACTCACGCCTACCGCCTTGAGAAAAACGAATCAGAAAAGTGCTGAGGTTGGGAAGGGGAATGACAAGCTTGAATTAATAACAGATGGTGTGATGCTGTCCCTGTTTTTCACCTATAGGCCGCCATTGAACTGGACTCGTCAGATGGCATTTTATCGACAGCGTATGGTCGCGAATATGGAGTGGGAAGTATGCGGGGATGGTTATGGGAGAAGCTTCCAGTTTGGTGAAACGAAAGGGTATTTTGAGGCAATTCATCGAGTAGAAAAAAATGGATTTAAGATCAATATTTATCTGGCCTCTAGTGATCACCTCGCTAGTTTAAAAGATATTACCATGCAGATCCGTAGGCTGTTAGATCTGGATGCAGATATGGACAAGATTGAAACTGTTTTAGGTTCGACAGCTATTATGACTCACAATATGATCCGTGGGTTAAGGTTACCCGGCACCTGGTCTGTTTTTGAAGCGGGTTGTCGTGCTGTACTGGGTCAGCAGGTGAGTATTATACAAGCTACTAAACTGTTAAACACTCTGGTTAAAGCCTATGGTGAGAATGTGACTATTTCAGGTAAGCAAGTTGTCCTTTTTCCTACGCCAACAGCAATTGCTGAAGCCTCACTCGATGAGCTCAAAATGCCTGGAGCGAGGAAAATGGCGCTAAAAGCATTAGGGAAATTTGTGAGTGAGAATCCTGATGGCTATGTCGATACCTGGTTATCTATCAAAGGTATAGGTCCCTGGACGCTTGCCTATGCCAAGATGCGTGGCCTAAGTGACCCGGATGTCCTATTGTGTTCCGATCTAGTGGTTAAGAAAAAGGTATTAGGCCTGTATCAACAAGGCATAGAAAACGTTACTCAGGATGAGCAAGCAGACGACTGCTCAATTCGACTCGATTATAGTGAGCTAACCAACACGCTCACCGAGCAAGTGTCTCCCTGGGGCAGCTATTTAACTTTTCAATTATGGAACTTAGCATGA
- a CDS encoding ABC transporter ATP-binding protein produces MFKRFESWVDPLSSAEPEQPPQGIYAFCRHYTKGFERPLILMSILTAILAILEVSLFGFMGQLVDLLIANDPETLFENEGLKLIGMTVLVLVVIPSLVLLHALIVYQGLLGNYPMSIRWLAHRYLLKQSVSFYQNDFAGRIATKVMQTSLAVRETVTKLLDVLVYILVYFTSMLVMIANADLRLMLPMLIWLGLYICLQLRFLPQLKKVSTEQADARSNMTGRIVDSYTNITTVKLFSHTQKEAEYAQGSMKTFLNTVYRQMRLVTGINVSVQIINYLLAFAIAAVSIWLWTTSAITVGAIAIAISLALRLNGMSQWIMWEISSLFENIGTVADGMNTLSKPTEIQDLKDAPKISVEKGAIDFTEVSFHYGESSGVIELLNLKIKAGEKVGLVGRSGAGKSTLVNLLMRFYDVEKGTIEIDKQNIKHVQQDSLRANIGMVTQDTSLLHRSIRENILYGKPDASDEELMSAIKSAQAYDFIHTLTDPEGNLGLDAQVGERGVKLSGGQRQRIAIARVLLKNAPILLLDEATSALDSEVEAAIQESLYQLMEGKTVIAIAHRLSTIAAMDRLIVLDEGNIVEEGTHQELINNGGIYAQLWAHQTGGFLGLD; encoded by the coding sequence ATGTTTAAACGATTTGAGTCATGGGTTGACCCCCTCTCCTCAGCGGAACCCGAGCAGCCTCCTCAGGGGATATATGCTTTTTGCCGCCATTACACCAAAGGGTTCGAACGCCCGCTGATACTAATGTCCATCCTTACCGCCATTCTAGCCATATTAGAAGTCTCATTATTTGGCTTCATGGGCCAACTTGTCGACTTATTGATTGCTAATGATCCTGAGACCTTGTTTGAGAATGAAGGCCTCAAGCTGATCGGGATGACGGTGTTAGTCTTAGTGGTGATACCTTCATTAGTCTTATTACATGCACTGATAGTTTATCAAGGACTCCTTGGTAACTACCCTATGTCCATCAGGTGGTTAGCCCATAGGTATTTACTGAAACAAAGCGTTTCTTTTTATCAAAATGATTTTGCGGGTCGTATAGCCACTAAAGTGATGCAAACTTCGTTAGCAGTCAGGGAAACCGTAACGAAACTGTTGGATGTGCTTGTATACATCTTAGTTTACTTCACTTCTATGCTAGTTATGATCGCCAATGCAGATCTACGCTTAATGCTACCTATGTTGATCTGGTTAGGTTTGTATATCTGCCTTCAATTGAGGTTTTTACCTCAATTGAAGAAAGTTTCGACCGAACAGGCCGATGCGCGTTCAAATATGACTGGTCGCATAGTCGACAGCTATACCAATATCACCACCGTGAAGCTGTTTTCACACACTCAGAAAGAAGCCGAATACGCACAAGGCAGCATGAAGACGTTTCTAAATACCGTGTATCGGCAGATGAGACTCGTCACAGGTATCAATGTCAGTGTTCAAATCATCAACTACCTACTCGCATTTGCCATCGCAGCCGTGTCAATTTGGTTATGGACAACGAGTGCCATCACAGTCGGAGCGATCGCCATAGCCATCAGTCTCGCCTTAAGATTAAATGGTATGTCCCAGTGGATCATGTGGGAAATAAGTTCCTTGTTCGAAAATATAGGGACTGTTGCCGATGGTATGAACACCTTGTCTAAACCGACTGAGATACAAGATCTAAAAGACGCACCTAAGATCAGTGTCGAAAAAGGCGCCATCGACTTTACTGAAGTCAGCTTTCACTATGGTGAAAGTAGCGGTGTGATAGAACTACTGAACTTAAAGATAAAAGCAGGTGAAAAAGTCGGGCTAGTAGGTCGCTCTGGCGCTGGAAAGTCAACATTAGTCAACTTGCTGATGCGCTTCTATGATGTTGAAAAAGGGACAATCGAAATCGACAAACAGAACATCAAGCATGTTCAACAGGACTCTCTACGTGCCAACATAGGCATGGTCACGCAAGATACGTCATTGCTACACAGATCAATTCGTGAAAATATTCTCTATGGTAAACCCGATGCCAGCGATGAGGAGCTGATGAGTGCAATCAAGAGTGCACAGGCCTATGACTTTATCCACACCTTGACGGACCCAGAAGGTAATCTTGGATTAGATGCTCAAGTTGGTGAACGAGGTGTCAAACTTTCAGGCGGTCAGAGACAACGCATCGCCATTGCACGAGTGCTTCTCAAAAATGCACCTATCTTGCTACTTGATGAGGCGACTTCGGCATTAGACTCGGAAGTAGAAGCCGCGATACAAGAAAGCTTATACCAACTAATGGAAGGCAAGACAGTGATTGCCATTGCCCATAGGCTCTCTACCATAGCCGCTATGGATAGATTAATTGTCTTAGATGAAGGCAATATTGTTGAAGAAGGAACCCACCAAGAACTGATAAATAATGGCGGTATCTATGCTCAACTATGGGCACACCAGACTGGTGGCTTCTTAGGCCTAGATTAA
- a CDS encoding IS630 family transposase (programmed frameshift): MKNYTAEEILILSRAEKEPRKRIRLLAVALFLEGHSRTDVAERLKVARGSVNAWVAKYLASGPKGLDAKKNKGRDSYLTSSQKQQLSAYIEEQSISSSGGRLTGDAILKYIQLRFNVDYHPNAIYKLLEQLSFSWITSRSKHPKQSPEAQMAFKKVFQLETILNIPGSVALERVDIWFQDEARFGQQNSTTRLWARKGTRPRAVRQQQFEYVHFFGAVCPQTGETEAIITPYLSKDIMRQHLSLISQRTKAGRHAVVVMDGAGWHTDDIADEFNNLSIIKLPPYSPELNPIEQVWSWLRQHHLANRSFKGYEDIVDACSIAWNCFISDTKRVVSLCRRDWAIMT, encoded by the exons TTGAAAAACTATACCGCTGAAGAGATTTTAATCTTATCTAGAGCAGAAAAAGAGCCGCGTAAACGGATCCGATTACTGGCAGTAGCCTTATTCCTAGAGGGGCATAGCCGAACAGATGTCGCCGAGAGACTAAAAGTAGCCCGTGGCAGTGTTAACGCCTGGGTAGCAAAATATCTTGCGAGCGGCCCCAAAGGATTAGATGCCAAAAAGAATAAGGGCCGTGATAGCTACCTCACCTCAAGCCAAAAGCAGCAACTAAGTGCATATATAGAAGAACAAAGCATAAGTTCCTCTGGAGGCAGACTGACAGGTGACGCTATCCTAAAATATATTCAGCTACGCTTTAATGTCGACTACCACCCGAATGCGATTTACAAACTACTGGAACAGTTAAGTTTTAGCTGGATAACTAGTCGTTCTAAGCATCCAAAGCAATCACCTGAAGCCCAAATGGCTTTTAAAAAAGT GTTCCAACTGGAAACGATCCTTAACATCCCTGGTAGTGTGGCGCTTGAACGGGTAGATATTTGGTTTCAGGATGAGGCTCGATTTGGTCAACAAAATAGTACGACACGCTTGTGGGCGAGAAAAGGGACGCGTCCAAGAGCTGTGCGTCAGCAGCAATTTGAATATGTCCATTTCTTTGGTGCTGTTTGCCCACAAACAGGAGAGACTGAAGCGATAATTACGCCATACCTAAGTAAGGACATTATGCGTCAACATCTATCACTGATATCCCAAAGAACAAAGGCTGGTCGACATGCTGTTGTTGTGATGGATGGTGCAGGTTGGCATACCGATGATATAGCGGATGAATTTAATAATCTAAGTATCATCAAGTTACCTCCGTACTCACCAGAGCTAAACCCAATAGAACAAGTATGGAGTTGGTTACGACAACATCACCTTGCTAATCGCAGTTTCAAAGGTTACGAGGATATAGTGGATGCCTGTTCGATTGCTTGGAACTGTTTCATTAGTGATACAAAAAGAGTGGTGTCACTATGCCGAAGGGACTGGGCAATAATGACTTAA